One stretch of Schlesneria sp. DSM 10557 DNA includes these proteins:
- a CDS encoding FHA domain-containing protein: MTNVSPQEWRAPIFNHSQVIGRLPNCDIQVPAAFIHVSRQHALVGADKDGLWIQDQNSSGGTQLNGVPLIPDEKTRAVIGDRVTLGGLELYFVSPDASILEDKGDVEAEEGQSGRTVRFTAKSVRTVGDDRLSVLSPAELEVVRWVCRGLTSFEEIGRQLFRSPHTVRTQLGSVFKKLDVHSREQLLALLRKCEIAWTQPDAAHVNVAPLDATPTDDVSGRIAEH, translated from the coding sequence ATGACAAACGTCTCTCCGCAGGAGTGGCGAGCCCCAATCTTCAATCATTCCCAAGTGATTGGGCGACTTCCGAATTGTGATATTCAAGTACCGGCCGCCTTTATCCACGTGTCACGCCAACATGCTCTCGTCGGCGCTGACAAAGACGGGCTTTGGATCCAAGACCAGAACTCTTCGGGAGGAACTCAGTTGAACGGGGTTCCCCTCATTCCGGACGAGAAAACACGGGCGGTCATAGGCGACAGAGTTACGTTGGGTGGGCTGGAACTCTACTTCGTCTCCCCGGATGCCAGCATTCTGGAGGACAAAGGAGACGTAGAGGCAGAAGAAGGACAATCCGGCCGAACAGTTCGATTCACGGCAAAATCCGTCAGAACGGTAGGCGATGATCGACTCAGCGTACTCAGCCCCGCGGAGCTGGAAGTCGTTCGCTGGGTCTGTCGTGGCCTGACGAGTTTCGAAGAGATTGGCCGTCAGCTTTTTCGCAGCCCACACACAGTACGCACGCAACTTGGCAGCGTGTTTAAGAAACTCGATGTCCATTCCCGCGAGCAGCTCCTGGCCCTGCTACGTAAATGCGAGATTGCGTGGACTCAGCCGGATGCAGCACATGTGAATGTTGCCCCGCTCGATGCGACACCCACAGATGACGTCTCGGGCCGAATCGCAGAGCACTAG
- a CDS encoding CAAX prenyl protease-related protein, translated as MAAISYVLPFCLYLLPAMLEPSDSQSATYMLICTLKGLLATGALILFRKSYPKFSTRGFGLAVAGGIVGFGIWIGLIYAQSAVPAIHNAIISVQGTRAGFNPFADGSPTPLQIAFTAVRLLELVIVVPLVEEIFWRGFLSRYLISDDFEKVPEGVFTTTSFLVVSLMFAAVHPEVFAAFAWGSLVNLIYIRTMNIWACVLTHSVTNAILGVFVLTNKAWYLW; from the coding sequence ATGGCCGCGATCTCTTACGTGCTACCGTTTTGCCTCTACCTCCTTCCGGCCATGCTTGAACCTTCGGACTCTCAGTCCGCTACTTACATGCTGATTTGTACGTTGAAGGGATTACTTGCAACGGGGGCACTCATCCTGTTCAGAAAGTCGTACCCCAAATTTTCGACCCGGGGTTTCGGACTGGCTGTCGCAGGGGGCATCGTCGGATTCGGAATTTGGATAGGGCTGATATACGCTCAATCCGCAGTCCCAGCTATTCACAATGCGATCATCTCGGTACAGGGAACGAGAGCTGGCTTCAATCCGTTTGCAGACGGATCACCGACACCTCTGCAAATCGCCTTCACCGCAGTCCGCCTGCTTGAACTGGTAATCGTTGTCCCACTCGTGGAAGAGATCTTCTGGCGAGGGTTTCTATCTCGATATCTGATTTCAGACGACTTTGAAAAGGTGCCCGAAGGGGTATTCACAACCACAAGTTTTCTGGTTGTTTCACTCATGTTTGCCGCGGTCCACCCCGAGGTGTTCGCGGCTTTCGCCTGGGGATCATTGGTAAATCTTATTTACATACGCACAATGAATATTTGGGCATGTGTGCTGACGCATTCTGTTACAAACGCAATTCTTGGCGTGTTTGTCTTGACTAATAAGGCTTGGTATCTTTGGTAA
- a CDS encoding HD domain-containing protein codes for MVRDFLNESLSHDPVHGYIPFIARAGLPPGEAAEQDVIDHPWVQRMRHIHQLQTAWWVFPSAEHMRFQHILGAMHLASVAIDHWYESLCEACRNVPSRAYVESLLRMAALLHDVGHGPFGHFFDDHYLDQFGVTHEDIGSAVIEQELADILRRIRRNPNGRLQPLEELDPQQISWLIRRPKPGMEAEQGHPDWLRKLRSLFSGIYTVDNMDFVLRDAYMSGYNTKAFDLNRILHYTFFTSAGLTIHARGLPTLINFIETRANLFRTIYFHRTVRAVDLALEDLFPESMPHLFDGNPLDKLNEYRRFTESTFMVDVQRWADSADPTLKDLGRRWQQVICREVHWKMACERTLNFHSGTAERTTIFSEPDLVLKRVRERLPRELKDLELKIDVAKHYHRPSSRLPASGQNFLLDPAVGTPQGLSDDDLFRALPISFCIFRIYSKDHQHDGILNGALNSVIGEVSDAKTNM; via the coding sequence ATGGTCCGTGATTTTTTGAATGAGAGTCTTTCTCACGACCCCGTCCATGGTTATATCCCCTTCATCGCACGGGCCGGGCTACCCCCGGGAGAGGCGGCAGAGCAGGATGTGATTGACCATCCCTGGGTCCAACGGATGAGGCACATTCACCAGTTGCAGACGGCCTGGTGGGTCTTTCCTTCCGCCGAACACATGCGATTTCAGCACATCCTGGGTGCGATGCATCTGGCTTCCGTGGCCATCGATCACTGGTATGAGTCGCTGTGCGAGGCCTGTCGCAATGTTCCATCGAGGGCGTACGTCGAGAGCCTGCTGCGGATGGCAGCTCTTCTGCACGACGTTGGCCATGGCCCCTTCGGCCACTTCTTCGACGATCACTACCTGGACCAGTTCGGGGTGACGCATGAGGACATCGGGAGCGCAGTCATTGAACAAGAGCTCGCTGATATCCTTCGCCGAATTCGCCGTAATCCAAACGGGCGCTTGCAGCCGCTGGAAGAACTGGATCCCCAGCAGATCTCGTGGCTGATCCGTCGCCCGAAGCCAGGAATGGAGGCTGAACAGGGACATCCCGACTGGTTACGCAAATTGCGGTCTCTGTTCAGCGGCATCTACACGGTGGACAACATGGACTTCGTGCTGCGCGATGCGTACATGTCTGGATACAACACCAAGGCTTTCGATCTGAATCGCATCCTGCACTACACATTCTTCACATCAGCGGGCCTGACGATTCACGCTCGGGGTCTGCCCACACTGATCAATTTCATTGAAACACGCGCGAACCTGTTCCGCACAATCTACTTCCATCGAACAGTCCGGGCCGTCGATCTGGCGCTCGAAGACCTGTTTCCGGAGTCGATGCCACATCTGTTTGACGGCAATCCGCTCGACAAGCTCAATGAGTACCGTCGCTTCACCGAATCCACGTTCATGGTTGATGTCCAGAGATGGGCTGACAGTGCTGACCCGACATTGAAGGACCTTGGCCGACGCTGGCAACAGGTGATTTGTCGAGAGGTACACTGGAAAATGGCATGTGAGCGGACGCTCAATTTCCACTCCGGAACCGCCGAGCGAACGACCATCTTCTCAGAACCGGACCTCGTTCTGAAACGCGTTCGGGAACGCCTGCCCCGCGAGTTGAAAGATCTCGAACTGAAGATCGACGTTGCGAAACACTATCACCGACCGAGTAGTCGCCTGCCTGCCAGTGGTCAAAACTTCCTGCTGGACCCTGCCGTGGGTACCCCGCAGGGGCTTTCAGACGATGACCTGTTTCGCGCATTGCCAATCAGCTTTTGTATCTTCCGGATTTACTCCAAAGACCATCAGCATGATGGCATTCTGAACGGGGCACTGAATTCTGTCATCGGCGAAGTTAGTGATGCCAAAACGAATATGTGA
- a CDS encoding PEP-CTERM sorting domain-containing protein — protein sequence MLFANSVRKLALGLVVAAASFGVAAPASADVFYDVVSQTQVNSSGFLVGTPANWYTVYDVRLNLSNSDFAGLQGFTKGYLSFFSTPTGPSTAGPELELNHTFNIYSGANQTGTLLLSGTGTSTLTRSGNNSVAWVSDAHTFTSGVNAPTEGKFYLNFTLANQPIPAGNDFPQFVTFATSGVFTTVPEPSTFALLALGGLGLGVRAYRRRNAAAC from the coding sequence ATGTTGTTCGCAAACAGCGTCCGCAAATTGGCTTTGGGTCTCGTCGTCGCCGCTGCATCGTTTGGCGTTGCAGCTCCAGCTTCGGCTGACGTTTTCTATGACGTCGTCTCCCAGACTCAAGTAAACTCGAGCGGTTTCCTGGTTGGCACTCCAGCCAACTGGTACACCGTTTACGATGTTCGCCTGAACCTGTCGAACTCAGACTTTGCTGGTCTTCAGGGATTCACCAAGGGCTACCTGTCCTTCTTCAGCACCCCTACTGGTCCATCAACCGCCGGTCCTGAACTGGAATTGAACCACACGTTCAACATCTATTCCGGCGCTAACCAGACTGGCACGCTGCTGCTGTCCGGTACGGGCACCTCGACCCTGACCCGCTCAGGTAACAACTCGGTCGCATGGGTTAGCGACGCTCACACCTTCACCTCGGGCGTCAATGCCCCAACCGAAGGCAAGTTCTACCTGAACTTCACGCTCGCTAACCAGCCAATTCCAGCCGGTAACGATTTCCCACAGTTTGTGACCTTCGCAACGTCTGGTGTGTTCACGACTGTTCCAGAACCATCAACCTTCGCGTTGCTGGCCTTGGGTGGTCTTGGTCTGGGCGTTCGGGCTTACCGACGACGCAATGCAGCCGCTTGCTAA
- a CDS encoding tetratricopeptide repeat protein, translating into MISLLGLAGGLYLLHSFQMSRNSQAYVRAAKRALAENRMDVAAAYLRRYVLLAPKDPEGLILFGQLLEDSGRPDQAYAMMDRALKLVPDRSDVRRHLVRTSLQIGRYSEAVSQIEEYLLKENPKDAEALTQLSTCFFSLNRFDEAERPLETAIEADPTYLKSYTMLASLRHERLNRASDANLVIDQMVTENPNDPMAYYYRAQWLAERLAEPKSSRKLELQNADEMLEQAEKDIKQAIKLDPDNADIRQLAIFLAYTSNKLDELREHAEHGIRVYPTDHRFYVSLAELERMQKNTPAAFDVLMRGVAAAPDNLPIKWSLADIAIELGKFSETEGLIRRLSEEKYRRELVAYLEAKSAIYRQDWLTAIDLIESFRNNLRDRPDLAKDAEFWLGMAHGETLSLNQQLISLRRSVALDPNYAQSRLELANALSNAGLLSEAIAEYEQLLTLPKAPVPAAIGLVKALLAWNLTHPATWDEFDKVLLRMEGEPSLQDQVALFRMEKHLAHEDVAGAEKIVAEARAKNADSMELWQAEISLALLQSEWDKAEQLIQSANDHFGDTVRLRLIKARYVMRRRGPDTIAQLLKLAEKNSKWTDAEYRELAGGLVPLFSNAGDQVTAEKLGREIAAAEPKNLPVRLALLDIALSAKKPDLMASVLEEVKGIAGEKAVWHYGQALRLSLSSIGAPSESDAKTLRREGLAHLSKAKTTAPNWSRIPLLAGEISEQLGDHEQAADYYLEAIRLGDRSTAVSGRTLALLFKLSKFDAAANLIRELKESHVSFTEEMHRAEVDIALELGRSKEALKATEDLVRVSKEALDPLWLGQVYATLGNYKLAEPQFREAIALNKSDPKPWVGLVQVLVLSGKKNEVDSIIAEEQTALSGEQAPLTIGLSYELAGKFEQARQIYQTAYDKTPQSLTIGHRLADYLMKVGDNSSAEAVLRKMIKVASSGDMSHTDQLPGVQRKLARVLMSRGGQDQLGEALGIVERHLAVNPNSLEDAHLKAVILANTASTVQQQQAVAILEKLLRQNPSSATSADDRFLLARLYVQAGDRPKARNELKKLITTRKDDPRYYNAYAQLSLQSGELTEAELYLGILQKLAPKELSTSELEAQLLFRKEQYADVVRLLKGIANSRSIDPSKADSTVKFKLWAAKSLEEFGRRLEQMGQSSEAAKFAAEAEALYKKYIEDRPEEMLALAEFLVQTSEIDRALDLLQEHGAKSSPMRIASVAVAMMKNPQATTAQMSRLQSLIDVNISTHADSPLIPLISADLKSWRGHYGEALNGYRTILSRDEKNIPALNNLAVLLALTGGDANEAHGLIQRALDAGGPAHVLLDSRGLINLSSGHPEKSVADFEGAVSQRETAERRFHVARAYAALKQYDPARKAIQRAQQLSLREHELHPLERPFLKELLGLLQEQAAQK; encoded by the coding sequence ATGATCAGTCTTCTGGGGCTGGCTGGAGGTTTGTACCTTCTGCACTCCTTCCAGATGTCGCGCAATTCACAGGCCTACGTGAGAGCGGCCAAGCGTGCCCTGGCAGAAAACAGGATGGACGTTGCGGCCGCCTATCTCCGCCGTTATGTCCTGCTGGCACCGAAAGACCCGGAAGGTCTGATCCTGTTCGGACAGCTGCTTGAGGATTCAGGCCGTCCCGATCAGGCTTATGCGATGATGGATCGAGCTCTCAAGCTGGTCCCGGACCGATCGGACGTCCGTCGGCATTTGGTCCGGACCTCTCTGCAAATCGGTCGTTATTCCGAAGCGGTTTCGCAAATCGAAGAATATCTCCTGAAGGAGAATCCCAAGGATGCAGAAGCACTGACCCAGCTCAGTACATGCTTCTTTTCCTTGAATCGATTCGACGAAGCGGAGCGGCCCCTGGAGACTGCGATTGAGGCCGATCCGACCTATCTCAAATCGTACACCATGCTCGCATCGCTGCGACATGAGAGATTGAATCGGGCCTCAGATGCAAATCTCGTCATCGACCAGATGGTCACCGAGAATCCCAACGACCCGATGGCATACTACTATCGGGCACAGTGGCTGGCCGAGCGACTTGCAGAACCCAAATCCTCCCGGAAACTGGAACTGCAGAATGCAGATGAAATGCTGGAGCAAGCCGAGAAGGACATCAAACAGGCAATCAAACTTGATCCTGATAATGCTGACATTCGGCAACTGGCAATTTTTCTAGCCTACACCAGCAACAAGCTGGATGAACTTCGTGAGCACGCCGAACACGGTATCCGTGTTTATCCCACCGATCACCGATTCTATGTGTCGCTCGCAGAACTGGAGCGGATGCAAAAGAATACGCCAGCGGCCTTCGACGTCCTGATGCGTGGTGTGGCGGCTGCGCCAGACAATCTTCCGATTAAGTGGTCGCTCGCCGATATTGCGATTGAACTGGGAAAGTTCAGTGAAACTGAGGGCTTGATTCGCAGACTCAGTGAGGAAAAATACCGGCGTGAACTGGTTGCTTACCTCGAGGCGAAGTCGGCGATCTACCGACAGGATTGGCTCACAGCCATCGATCTGATCGAATCGTTTCGTAACAATCTGCGGGATCGCCCCGACCTTGCTAAAGATGCTGAATTCTGGCTTGGAATGGCCCATGGCGAAACACTGTCTTTGAATCAGCAATTGATTTCCCTGAGGCGTTCCGTCGCCTTGGATCCCAACTACGCTCAGTCACGCCTCGAACTGGCGAACGCCCTGTCTAACGCGGGATTACTGTCTGAAGCCATTGCAGAATATGAGCAGCTCCTCACGCTGCCGAAAGCTCCTGTGCCTGCGGCAATCGGTCTGGTAAAGGCATTGCTCGCCTGGAACCTGACTCACCCCGCGACATGGGATGAATTCGACAAGGTGCTACTGCGTATGGAAGGCGAGCCTTCGCTCCAGGACCAGGTGGCCTTGTTCCGCATGGAGAAGCACCTGGCCCATGAGGACGTGGCCGGGGCCGAGAAAATCGTCGCGGAAGCCCGCGCGAAAAACGCCGATTCGATGGAGTTATGGCAAGCGGAAATCTCACTGGCCCTGCTGCAAAGTGAATGGGACAAGGCGGAACAGCTCATTCAATCGGCCAATGACCATTTCGGCGACACGGTGAGATTGAGGCTGATCAAGGCTCGCTACGTAATGCGGCGCCGTGGGCCCGACACAATCGCCCAGTTATTGAAGCTCGCCGAAAAGAACAGTAAATGGACCGATGCCGAATATCGGGAACTCGCCGGTGGACTGGTGCCCCTGTTCTCGAATGCAGGGGATCAAGTCACAGCGGAAAAGCTGGGACGGGAAATCGCCGCAGCAGAACCGAAAAATCTTCCCGTTCGCCTTGCGCTGCTCGACATCGCTCTCAGCGCGAAGAAGCCCGACCTCATGGCGAGTGTTCTGGAGGAAGTGAAAGGGATTGCTGGGGAGAAAGCTGTTTGGCACTACGGCCAGGCACTTCGACTGTCCCTCTCCAGTATTGGAGCCCCCTCGGAGAGTGACGCCAAAACACTGCGGCGAGAGGGCCTCGCCCACTTGAGTAAGGCCAAGACAACCGCCCCGAACTGGAGTCGTATCCCCCTGCTTGCTGGTGAAATCAGCGAACAGCTTGGGGACCACGAACAGGCAGCCGACTATTACCTCGAGGCCATTCGCCTCGGAGACCGAAGTACAGCTGTATCCGGTCGTACGCTTGCCTTGCTATTCAAGTTGTCGAAGTTCGACGCGGCGGCGAACCTGATCCGCGAACTGAAAGAGTCGCACGTCTCGTTTACTGAAGAAATGCACCGGGCAGAAGTCGATATCGCTTTGGAATTAGGCCGAAGTAAGGAAGCGCTCAAAGCAACTGAGGACTTGGTTCGCGTATCGAAAGAGGCCCTCGATCCGCTGTGGCTCGGTCAGGTATATGCGACACTGGGAAACTACAAGCTGGCCGAGCCCCAGTTCCGCGAAGCCATTGCGCTCAATAAGAGCGATCCCAAGCCTTGGGTCGGTCTCGTACAGGTGCTGGTCCTGTCGGGAAAGAAGAACGAGGTGGACTCCATCATTGCTGAAGAGCAAACAGCATTGTCTGGCGAACAGGCGCCTCTCACAATTGGCTTAAGCTATGAACTCGCAGGTAAGTTCGAACAAGCTCGTCAGATTTACCAAACCGCCTACGACAAAACACCCCAGAGTCTGACCATCGGTCATCGCCTGGCTGATTATCTGATGAAAGTCGGCGATAACTCTTCCGCTGAAGCTGTGTTGCGAAAGATGATAAAAGTTGCCAGTTCCGGCGACATGTCGCACACCGATCAACTTCCCGGAGTTCAACGGAAATTGGCTCGGGTCTTAATGAGTCGAGGAGGGCAGGATCAGCTCGGAGAAGCTCTGGGAATCGTCGAACGCCATCTCGCAGTGAATCCCAATTCCCTGGAAGACGCACACCTGAAGGCTGTAATCCTGGCCAACACGGCTTCCACAGTCCAGCAGCAGCAGGCGGTGGCGATTCTGGAAAAACTGCTCCGTCAGAACCCGTCCTCTGCGACGTCTGCAGACGACCGGTTCCTGCTCGCACGACTCTATGTGCAGGCTGGGGATCGGCCGAAAGCGAGAAATGAGCTCAAGAAGCTGATCACAACGCGAAAGGACGATCCTCGTTACTACAACGCATACGCACAATTGAGCCTGCAGTCAGGGGAGTTGACGGAAGCGGAGCTGTACCTGGGCATTTTGCAGAAACTTGCGCCGAAAGAACTTTCAACGTCGGAACTCGAAGCGCAACTCTTGTTTCGCAAAGAGCAATATGCTGATGTCGTTCGATTGCTGAAAGGGATTGCAAACAGTCGTTCAATCGACCCATCCAAAGCCGATTCGACCGTGAAATTTAAGCTCTGGGCGGCAAAAAGCCTGGAAGAGTTCGGACGGCGACTGGAGCAGATGGGCCAGTCATCCGAAGCCGCCAAGTTCGCCGCCGAAGCGGAGGCTCTCTATAAAAAGTATATCGAGGACCGACCGGAAGAGATGCTCGCGCTGGCGGAGTTTCTCGTTCAGACGAGTGAGATCGATCGCGCATTGGATCTGCTTCAGGAGCACGGGGCCAAATCTTCCCCCATGCGGATCGCCAGTGTGGCGGTGGCGATGATGAAGAATCCCCAGGCGACAACGGCACAGATGTCCCGACTTCAGTCCTTGATAGATGTGAATATTTCGACGCATGCGGATTCGCCGCTGATCCCCTTAATCTCAGCAGATTTGAAAAGCTGGCGCGGTCATTACGGGGAAGCACTCAATGGTTATCGCACGATTTTGTCGCGTGACGAAAAGAATATCCCGGCACTCAATAATCTCGCAGTGCTGCTCGCACTGACCGGGGGCGACGCGAACGAAGCACACGGTCTCATCCAGCGGGCACTCGATGCAGGGGGACCGGCGCACGTACTTCTGGACTCCCGTGGACTCATCAATCTCTCGTCAGGTCACCCCGAAAAGTCTGTCGCCGACTTTGAAGGAGCAGTTAGCCAGCGTGAGACCGCAGAAAGACGGTTCCACGTTGCCCGAGCGTATGCGGCATTGAAACAATACGACCCCGCTCGCAAGGCCATTCAACGTGCGCAACAGCTGTCACTGCGGGAACACGAACTTCACCCGCTCGAGCGCCCGTTCTTGAAAGAGTTACTGGGCTTGCTCCAAGAACAGGCTGCGCAGAAATAG
- a CDS encoding PQQ-binding-like beta-propeller repeat protein, with translation MFTFGPRSQYQQDRVAQPRSGGIRRAFVLITFAALSPLLCASSFAEESKAALPSQTSWASFRHDLLQSGVATSPLPEQLEKLWEITLGDQILATAAIVGDFVYVPCLSGELSCLEKATGKTIWSYKSVDKVEPNSFAPGFKSSPTVTSDAIYLGDEDGVFHAINRETGEGLWKYETGGEIYSSAAVIGDRILFGSYDNSLYCLNRDGTLAWSFATQGYVHCAPAVVEGVTFIAGCDEHLRTIEIETGKQRADLRLETYLIASPAVVGDILYVGTFASEVVAVDWKKQEVIWRYRPGNGDAPFHSSAAVTEKLVVVGGRDKLVHAIDRITGKKAWTFPTRAKVDSSPTVAGDRVFIGSNDGNLYEISLQDGTERWKFNAGKPISAAPAIGEGVLVIGSESRDGKVYCFGKK, from the coding sequence ATGTTCACATTCGGTCCGCGAAGCCAATACCAGCAGGATCGCGTCGCCCAACCTCGATCAGGAGGAATTCGGCGAGCGTTTGTGCTCATCACTTTTGCCGCGCTCTCGCCCCTTCTGTGTGCTTCTTCATTCGCGGAAGAGAGTAAGGCGGCTCTTCCCAGCCAGACCAGTTGGGCTTCGTTCCGCCATGATCTCTTACAGTCGGGGGTGGCTACTTCGCCGTTGCCTGAGCAACTAGAGAAGCTCTGGGAAATCACGTTAGGGGACCAGATTCTCGCCACTGCAGCGATTGTTGGCGACTTTGTCTACGTTCCCTGCCTGTCGGGGGAACTGAGCTGTCTCGAAAAAGCGACTGGGAAGACTATCTGGTCCTACAAGTCAGTCGACAAGGTGGAGCCCAATTCTTTCGCGCCAGGCTTCAAATCCTCTCCCACCGTGACCTCGGATGCGATTTATCTCGGTGATGAAGACGGTGTCTTTCACGCGATCAACCGCGAGACGGGAGAAGGCTTGTGGAAGTATGAGACGGGGGGGGAAATCTACAGTTCCGCCGCTGTGATCGGCGATCGAATCCTTTTTGGATCCTATGACAACAGTCTCTATTGCCTCAATCGTGATGGGACACTGGCGTGGAGCTTTGCAACCCAGGGATACGTTCACTGTGCACCCGCTGTTGTCGAAGGGGTGACGTTCATTGCGGGGTGCGACGAGCATCTCCGGACGATCGAGATCGAGACAGGAAAGCAGCGAGCTGACCTGCGACTCGAGACCTACTTGATCGCGTCGCCTGCTGTGGTAGGGGACATCCTTTATGTCGGGACCTTCGCAAGCGAAGTGGTGGCAGTGGACTGGAAGAAGCAGGAGGTGATCTGGCGCTACCGACCTGGAAATGGAGATGCCCCGTTCCATTCCTCCGCAGCCGTCACTGAAAAGCTGGTTGTTGTCGGAGGACGCGACAAGCTCGTTCATGCTATCGATCGGATCACTGGTAAGAAGGCCTGGACATTCCCCACGCGGGCGAAAGTCGACAGTTCGCCGACCGTCGCTGGTGATCGCGTATTTATTGGATCCAATGACGGAAATCTCTACGAAATCAGTCTCCAGGATGGAACCGAGCGTTGGAAGTTCAATGCGGGTAAACCTATTTCTGCCGCTCCCGCGATCGGCGAGGGAGTGCTGGTGATTGGGAGTGAAAGCCGGGACGGCAAGGTTTACTGCTTCGGGAAGAAGTAG